In one Halosimplex halophilum genomic region, the following are encoded:
- a CDS encoding ABC transporter permease, translating to MNDSNDRRIRRESLSERVRSNPYPAVIWLGAGLALVLPEAGALLSFLLGLVPWGALAGAVPVPGQPTVAEFGRALADVPTLLSRDVIPNQGYKVPGEGWHGTFMGLSPALAWALRAGLVFGYVACWGLWAVHGYRLYRYTYRPAEWTPFDDTVDRFADHGWGLFGLAVVCLFLTFAVFAPAVSPTTAERNIYDRYEQSITHYEDGQLREVSVGTANLDTVSQGIETRNVGVLTYDRYDRFHPFGTLPNGQDLFMFMAAGARVSLFIGLLSIGLSVVLAGGGALVSAYYRGRVDLGLVLAGDSIQAMPQLLVIILLSVVLSGTWIADLYNGGVLIALVFAGTGWPGLWRSIRGPAMQVARESWVEAARGFGEPARVTMYRHILPYVTGYLLVYASMILGGIVIGVAGLSFLGLGVTAPVPEWGRAISAGEPYVDSVSWHIALIPGLLIVLVVTGFNALGDGVRDAIDPQSESSESTVVASSGGGA from the coding sequence ATGAACGACAGTAACGACCGACGGATCCGGCGGGAGTCGCTCTCCGAACGGGTGCGTTCGAACCCCTACCCCGCGGTCATCTGGCTCGGCGCCGGCCTCGCGCTGGTCCTCCCGGAGGCCGGTGCGCTGTTGTCGTTCCTTCTCGGTCTCGTGCCGTGGGGGGCTCTCGCGGGAGCCGTCCCAGTGCCGGGGCAACCGACCGTCGCCGAGTTCGGCCGCGCGCTGGCCGACGTTCCGACCCTGCTGTCGCGCGACGTGATCCCCAACCAGGGGTACAAGGTTCCCGGAGAGGGGTGGCACGGCACGTTCATGGGACTCTCGCCCGCGCTCGCTTGGGCCCTGCGAGCCGGACTGGTGTTCGGCTACGTTGCCTGTTGGGGACTGTGGGCGGTCCACGGCTACCGGCTCTACCGATACACCTACCGTCCGGCGGAGTGGACTCCGTTCGACGACACGGTCGACCGGTTTGCCGACCACGGCTGGGGGCTGTTCGGGCTGGCGGTGGTCTGTCTGTTCCTGACCTTCGCGGTGTTCGCGCCGGCGGTCAGCCCCACGACGGCCGAGCGGAACATCTACGACCGCTACGAGCAGTCGATCACCCACTACGAGGACGGCCAACTGCGGGAGGTATCCGTCGGGACCGCGAACCTCGACACGGTTTCGCAGGGGATCGAGACCCGTAACGTCGGCGTGTTGACCTACGACCGATACGACCGGTTCCACCCCTTCGGAACGCTCCCGAACGGCCAGGACCTGTTCATGTTCATGGCGGCCGGCGCCCGGGTGTCGCTGTTCATCGGACTGCTGTCGATCGGGCTGAGCGTCGTACTCGCCGGCGGGGGAGCCCTCGTCTCGGCGTACTATCGCGGGCGCGTCGACCTCGGGCTCGTCCTCGCTGGGGACTCGATCCAGGCGATGCCGCAGCTGCTGGTCATCATCCTGTTGTCGGTGGTGCTGTCGGGGACCTGGATCGCCGACCTCTACAACGGGGGCGTGCTCATCGCCCTCGTCTTCGCCGGGACCGGGTGGCCGGGGCTGTGGCGCTCCATCCGCGGCCCCGCGATGCAGGTCGCCCGCGAGTCCTGGGTGGAGGCCGCCCGCGGATTCGGGGAACCGGCCCGGGTCACGATGTACCGGCACATCCTTCCGTACGTGACGGGCTACCTGCTGGTGTACGCCTCGATGATCCTCGGCGGGATCGTCATCGGTGTCGCGGGGCTGTCGTTTCTCGGTCTGGGCGTCACCGCGCCGGTCCCCGAGTGGGGACGGGCGATCAGCGCCGGCGAACCGTACGTGGACTCCGTCTCCTGGCATATCGCCCTGATCCCGGGGCTGCTCATCGTGCTGGTTGTCACGGGATTCAACGCGCTGGGCGACGGAGTCCGGGACGCCATCGACCCACAGAGCGAGTCCAGCGAGAGCACGGTCGTCGCCTCCAGCGGAGGTGGTGCGTGA
- a CDS encoding ABC transporter substrate-binding protein, producing MARDIDRRNFLKLAGTAAGAAAVAGCSGGEETPTEGDGGDGGDGGGGGGDGGDGGDTGTETGTPLPEPETRVGYLERANRLLHEEAPWIFLNRQYSVYGKSTDVDWEARRDERIDGYAIEPTGDTDTVQITQSAMDSGLDPHDHRETPTDNIVLQAYEGLLSRDREGKVIQELATGYERLEAGRVRFELRSGVSFHSGDSLTKEDVAFSINRIVDPEVGGLDSPQSDQLAGVTGAEPADGDSAVIVESEGINPIVFALFATYCDVMNKSWVESNDEAYINTHMNGTGPFQLADYEQDVSVTFEAYGDYWKDGAPADELVITAASEASTRVNQLVSGETDVIVNVPPQNISQVDQADNAEISAVPSTRIIYNAMIYDREPFDSVEFRRAMNYAVDLESIVESVLSGFGDGTGQPTLEGFTGYNSELDPYPHDPEEAERLVEESGYAGAEIELHTPNGRYLKDLEIAQAVVGYIDDLENVSASVNQRDFGNLTDVLLDGDITTGPAFYLIGWGNATFDASQTIIPLLTSDGALTSYKNERVDELINEAQSMGGGETGTDS from the coding sequence ATGGCACGAGATATCGACAGACGGAATTTCCTGAAGCTGGCCGGGACCGCCGCGGGAGCGGCCGCGGTCGCGGGCTGTTCGGGCGGCGAGGAGACGCCGACGGAGGGCGACGGCGGCGATGGTGGAGACGGCGGCGGAGGCGGCGGCGACGGCGGTGACGGTGGCGACACCGGCACCGAGACGGGGACGCCGCTCCCGGAGCCGGAGACGCGGGTCGGCTACCTCGAACGGGCCAACCGCCTGCTCCACGAGGAGGCGCCGTGGATCTTCCTGAACCGCCAGTACTCCGTCTACGGCAAGTCGACCGACGTGGACTGGGAGGCCCGCCGCGACGAGCGCATCGACGGGTACGCCATCGAGCCGACGGGCGACACCGACACGGTACAGATCACCCAGTCGGCCATGGACTCGGGGCTGGACCCCCACGACCACCGCGAGACGCCGACGGACAACATCGTGTTGCAGGCCTACGAGGGGCTGCTGTCGCGCGACCGCGAGGGGAAGGTCATCCAGGAGCTGGCGACGGGCTACGAGCGGCTCGAAGCCGGGCGCGTGCGGTTCGAGCTCCGGTCGGGCGTCTCGTTCCACAGCGGCGACTCGCTGACCAAGGAGGACGTGGCCTTCTCGATCAACCGGATCGTCGACCCGGAGGTCGGCGGGCTGGACAGCCCCCAGTCCGACCAGCTCGCGGGCGTGACCGGGGCCGAACCCGCGGACGGCGACAGCGCCGTGATCGTCGAGTCCGAGGGGATCAACCCCATCGTGTTCGCGCTGTTCGCGACCTACTGCGACGTGATGAACAAGTCGTGGGTCGAGAGCAACGACGAGGCGTACATCAACACGCACATGAACGGGACGGGCCCGTTCCAGCTGGCCGACTACGAGCAGGACGTGTCGGTCACCTTCGAGGCGTACGGCGACTACTGGAAGGACGGCGCGCCGGCCGACGAGCTGGTGATCACGGCCGCGAGCGAGGCGAGCACGCGGGTCAACCAGCTGGTCAGCGGCGAGACGGACGTGATCGTCAACGTCCCGCCACAGAACATCAGCCAGGTCGACCAGGCCGACAACGCGGAGATCAGCGCGGTCCCGAGCACCCGTATCATCTACAACGCGATGATCTACGACCGGGAACCGTTCGACTCCGTCGAGTTCCGGCGGGCGATGAACTACGCCGTCGACCTGGAGAGCATCGTCGAGAGCGTCCTCTCCGGGTTCGGCGACGGGACGGGACAGCCGACGCTGGAGGGCTTTACCGGGTACAACTCGGAGCTGGACCCCTATCCGCACGACCCCGAGGAGGCCGAGCGGCTGGTCGAGGAGAGCGGCTACGCGGGCGCGGAGATCGAGTTGCACACGCCGAACGGCCGGTACCTGAAGGACCTGGAGATCGCCCAGGCGGTCGTCGGCTACATCGACGACCTGGAAAACGTCTCGGCGTCGGTCAACCAGCGCGACTTCGGGAACCTGACCGACGTGTTGCTCGACGGCGACATCACGACGGGGCCGGCGTTCTACCTCATCGGCTGGGGCAACGCCACCTTCGACGCGAGTCAGACGATCATCCCGCTGCTGACCTCCGACGGGGCGCTGACCTCCTACAAGAACGAGCGGGTCGACGAGCTGATCAACGAGGCCCAGAGCATGGGCGGCGGGGAGACCGGGACCGACAGCTAG
- a CDS encoding ABC transporter ATP-binding protein codes for MSDPLLAVEDLRTTFHTDGGDVRAVDGVSFEIGRGETLGLVGESGSGKTVTARSIVGLVDGPGTVEGSVRYRGEELLGKSESELRSVRGGGVGMVFQDSLASLNPVYTVGNQLKEGLRYQRDLRGEAAREEAVDLLESVGIPDPVRRLDAYPHELSGGQRQRALIAIALACQPDLLICDEPTTGLDVSTQANLLTLLDEIQAERDLGVLFITHDLGVIAQTADRVNVMYAGEIVESGPVGELFDDPAHPYTRGLLSSIPSVRERRDLDPIPGEVPTPTEAASACRFAPRCPEATAECESVHPDRKPVGEDHNAACLLYSEGATRAEAASRHSNNEEVTR; via the coding sequence ATGAGCGACCCTCTCTTGGCCGTCGAAGACCTCCGGACCACGTTCCACACCGACGGCGGCGACGTTCGTGCCGTCGACGGCGTCTCATTCGAGATCGGACGCGGCGAGACGCTTGGGCTGGTCGGGGAGTCGGGCTCGGGGAAGACGGTGACGGCACGCTCGATCGTCGGACTCGTCGACGGCCCAGGGACGGTCGAAGGGAGCGTCCGCTACCGTGGCGAGGAACTGCTGGGCAAGTCCGAGTCAGAGCTCCGATCGGTCCGGGGCGGCGGCGTCGGGATGGTGTTTCAGGACTCGCTGGCCAGTCTGAACCCCGTCTACACCGTCGGCAACCAGCTCAAGGAAGGGTTGCGCTACCAGCGGGACCTCCGAGGGGAAGCCGCTCGCGAGGAAGCGGTCGACCTGCTCGAATCTGTCGGGATTCCTGACCCAGTACGACGCCTCGACGCCTATCCCCACGAACTCTCCGGCGGGCAGCGCCAGCGTGCCCTGATCGCGATCGCGCTGGCGTGTCAACCGGATCTGCTCATTTGCGACGAACCGACGACGGGACTCGACGTATCGACGCAGGCCAATCTGCTCACGTTGCTCGACGAGATCCAGGCCGAGCGGGACTTGGGGGTTCTCTTCATCACGCACGATCTAGGCGTGATCGCCCAGACGGCCGACCGAGTGAACGTGATGTACGCGGGTGAGATCGTCGAGTCCGGGCCCGTCGGCGAACTGTTCGACGACCCCGCCCACCCCTACACCCGGGGGCTGCTGTCGAGCATCCCCAGTGTCCGGGAGCGTCGCGATCTTGACCCGATCCCCGGCGAGGTACCGACGCCGACCGAAGCGGCGTCGGCGTGTCGGTTCGCGCCCCGGTGCCCCGAGGCGACCGCGGAGTGCGAGTCGGTCCACCCCGACCGGAAACCCGTCGGCGAGGACCACAACGCGGCCTGCCTGCTGTATTCCGAGGGTGCGACGCGGGCGGAGGCGGCGAGCCGGCACAGTAATAACGAGGAGGTGACGCGATGA
- a CDS encoding ABC transporter ATP-binding protein, protein MSALRGETDTVVGETLLEAENVRKYYDEGGVLSDPPVKAVDGVSLSVKRGETLAVVGESGSGKTTLGRSLARLDRPSDGTIEFDGRDISQVGGEALTRYRQRCQMVFQDPESSLNDRQTVGEIIREPLDIHGWKTAPERRERVFDLLDAVGLSPDRYARYPHQFSGGQRQRVAIARALALEPDFLVLDEPVSALDVSVQAQILSLLDELQAEMGLTYLFITHDLGVVRHIADRVVVLYLGEVMERGPVDAVLDDPANPYTESLLTAIPEPDPDVELNPVSLRGSPPDPRHPPAGCPFASRCPVAIHEGVDTGPETAEAVQALRSVLRERTVQHDSLGARVLSLLGRGSRTGGNELRADLFDGIDPGPEASDAIDAVFAAYRDRGPEAALDRLDDAFGSVCTTADPGLVETDARESRCHRHHGDHPDHDGVR, encoded by the coding sequence ATGAGCGCGCTACGTGGTGAGACGGACACCGTCGTCGGCGAAACGCTGCTCGAAGCCGAGAACGTCCGCAAGTACTACGACGAGGGTGGTGTCCTCTCGGACCCGCCGGTCAAGGCGGTCGACGGCGTCTCCCTCTCGGTCAAGCGCGGTGAGACCCTTGCGGTCGTCGGCGAATCCGGTTCCGGGAAGACGACGCTCGGGCGCTCGCTCGCCCGTCTCGACCGGCCGAGCGACGGGACCATCGAGTTCGACGGCCGGGACATCTCCCAGGTGGGCGGTGAGGCGCTCACTCGATACCGCCAGCGTTGTCAGATGGTGTTTCAGGACCCCGAATCGAGCCTGAACGACCGCCAGACCGTTGGCGAGATAATCAGAGAGCCGCTCGACATCCACGGTTGGAAGACGGCGCCCGAGCGCCGCGAACGGGTGTTCGACCTGCTCGACGCGGTGGGGCTGTCCCCCGACCGGTACGCCCGCTACCCCCACCAATTCTCGGGCGGTCAGCGCCAGCGCGTCGCCATCGCACGCGCGCTGGCGCTGGAGCCGGACTTCTTGGTCCTCGACGAGCCGGTGAGCGCGCTCGACGTGTCCGTGCAGGCCCAGATCCTCTCGTTGCTCGACGAGTTGCAGGCGGAGATGGGGCTGACGTACCTTTTCATCACCCACGACCTCGGTGTGGTCAGACACATCGCCGATCGGGTGGTTGTCCTATACCTTGGGGAGGTGATGGAGCGGGGGCCCGTCGACGCGGTGCTGGACGACCCCGCAAACCCGTACACTGAGTCGCTCTTGACCGCGATCCCCGAACCCGACCCCGACGTGGAACTGAATCCCGTTTCGCTCCGCGGGTCGCCCCCCGATCCACGCCACCCCCCAGCGGGTTGCCCGTTCGCGAGTCGCTGTCCCGTGGCGATACACGAGGGCGTTGATACCGGACCGGAGACCGCTGAAGCCGTCCAGGCGCTCCGGTCGGTGCTCCGCGAGCGGACCGTCCAGCATGACTCGCTCGGGGCACGAGTGCTGTCACTCCTCGGTCGCGGCTCACGGACGGGGGGGAACGAACTCCGTGCAGACCTTTTCGATGGGATCGATCCCGGCCCCGAGGCGTCGGACGCGATAGATGCCGTCTTCGCGGCCTACCGCGACCGGGGACCGGAAGCGGCGCTGGACCGTCTGGACGACGCCTTCGGGAGCGTGTGTACTACCGCCGACCCCGGGCTCGTCGAGACGGACGCGCGCGAGAGCCGCTGTCACCGCCACCACGGCGACCACCCAGATCACGACGGAGTGCGGTGA
- a CDS encoding ABC transporter permease, with protein MNRWKYLLKRVGLSLPVLFFGTSLTFLIIRVGPINPAAAIIGVTGNPQSSERYRLIREDLGLDQPLWEQYVDFMIDMFTLNLGQSWVLQAGTPTTELIAIYAPRTIWLGLWSVLIAILVGVPLGFYAGLNVNTYRDYLASFSGIVWRAMPNFWLAIILVGLLSSSEQLVGISWERLLVETSVVGPPGIADANSLGDFGVAFKKVLPAALVLGSASMGNEMRIGRTAVLESINAKYVETAKMRGVPDRVIVWKHVFRNALIPLVPIITSEAFLLVGGSVLVELIFGINGLGYLFYRATVQGDIPLAASLMFVFIVVLVAVNITQDIMYTLIDPRVGYERQ; from the coding sequence ATGAACCGCTGGAAATACCTGCTCAAACGGGTTGGCCTGTCGCTGCCGGTCCTGTTTTTCGGCACATCCCTCACGTTTCTGATCATCCGTGTCGGACCGATCAACCCGGCGGCCGCTATCATCGGGGTCACGGGCAACCCCCAATCGTCGGAACGCTACCGACTGATCCGCGAGGACCTGGGCCTCGACCAGCCGCTGTGGGAACAGTACGTTGACTTCATGATCGACATGTTCACGCTGAACCTGGGCCAGTCGTGGGTGTTACAGGCGGGCACACCGACGACGGAACTCATCGCGATTTACGCGCCGCGAACGATCTGGCTCGGGCTCTGGTCGGTCCTCATCGCTATCCTCGTCGGGGTCCCCCTGGGGTTTTACGCTGGGCTGAACGTCAACACTTACCGGGACTACCTGGCCTCGTTCTCGGGGATCGTCTGGCGCGCGATGCCGAACTTCTGGCTGGCGATCATCCTCGTGGGTCTGCTGTCGAGTTCCGAGCAACTCGTCGGGATCAGCTGGGAACGCCTCCTCGTCGAGACGAGCGTCGTCGGCCCGCCCGGGATCGCCGACGCAAACAGCCTCGGGGACTTCGGCGTCGCGTTCAAGAAGGTGCTGCCCGCCGCGCTGGTGCTCGGCTCGGCGTCGATGGGCAACGAGATGCGGATCGGGCGGACGGCGGTCCTCGAATCGATCAACGCGAAATACGTCGAGACGGCGAAGATGCGCGGGGTCCCCGACCGGGTCATCGTCTGGAAACACGTGTTCCGCAACGCGCTCATCCCGCTGGTACCGATCATCACCAGCGAGGCGTTCCTCCTCGTCGGCGGCAGCGTCCTCGTCGAACTGATCTTCGGCATCAACGGTCTGGGGTACCTGTTCTACCGGGCGACCGTGCAGGGCGACATCCCGCTCGCGGCGTCGCTCATGTTCGTGTTCATCGTCGTGCTCGTCGCCGTGAACATCACGCAAGACATCATGTACACGCTGATCGATCCGAGGGTTGGCTATGAACGACAGTAA
- a CDS encoding ABC transporter substrate-binding protein: protein MDSDKRAYSRRRVLLSGTAVGASMLAGCGSDSTNSGGTDASGDGGSTPMDGSDSGDSGDGSDGSDTESSSETDSGSASTLNLAISSTDSFDPIVIKGDGSTKVTQQVYDTLTTLPRGSLEPELNLATDYSVSEDNTTYTFTLKEGVQFHDGTELTAQDFVYSWERIAASPNTQETDLILGGVFQFAHETDSEGNYVPGSLGVEAVDDYTLRVELAQPFYDALYQFSNGVLAPIPEGIVGDIEGYDGEMAYEEFAQGNPVGTGPFTFESFTSGTSASLSAFENYHGDGPNVSTIAMQILEDPNARVTYANNRNADMFRLPTSNFDPSKVSNMEQLEFGQAVGEYGPLDNGATVNYGTYPTNYTAWFIFNTNQVPKPVRQATAYVANQETFVSQGFRNLGQPAYHFTPPSVFPGGAEAYDAHAREGANSQTEFGADGYPYGINETRMDEARATMEDAGYGADSPYELTFTIYTDRKPDAYGRIAQVLEGQLGSAHIDLSIEREPFSAIIDGALNNRLEFFSLGNGLAYPSPADTLRLAHPTESNFTRWGDVDGKGPQTEAATRASEAWARVQDNLGPSEAEQQARNEAYLAIEECNWEDVPALLDYHPVAQQYWYDAVDTSVKTSSFHEFQYDTLSME from the coding sequence ATGGATTCGGACAAGCGGGCGTATTCGCGTCGGCGGGTACTTCTGTCAGGGACGGCGGTGGGAGCATCGATGCTGGCCGGGTGTGGGTCGGACAGCACGAACAGCGGCGGGACGGACGCGTCGGGCGACGGCGGGTCGACACCGATGGACGGTTCCGACAGCGGTGACAGCGGCGACGGCTCCGACGGTAGCGACACCGAGAGCAGCAGCGAGACCGACAGCGGTTCGGCGTCGACGCTGAACCTGGCCATCTCCAGCACGGACTCGTTCGATCCGATCGTGATCAAGGGCGACGGCTCGACCAAGGTCACACAGCAGGTCTACGACACCCTCACCACCCTCCCCCGTGGGAGTCTGGAACCGGAGTTGAACCTGGCGACCGACTACTCGGTCTCCGAGGACAACACCACCTACACGTTCACGCTGAAGGAGGGCGTCCAGTTCCACGACGGGACCGAACTCACCGCACAGGACTTCGTCTACTCCTGGGAGCGCATCGCCGCCTCGCCGAACACCCAGGAGACCGACCTCATCCTCGGCGGGGTGTTCCAGTTCGCCCACGAAACCGATTCCGAGGGCAACTACGTCCCCGGGAGCCTGGGCGTCGAGGCCGTCGACGACTACACCCTCCGCGTCGAGCTGGCCCAGCCGTTCTACGACGCGCTCTATCAGTTCTCGAACGGCGTGCTCGCGCCGATCCCCGAGGGGATCGTCGGCGACATCGAGGGCTACGACGGCGAGATGGCCTACGAGGAGTTCGCGCAGGGCAACCCCGTCGGGACGGGGCCCTTTACGTTCGAGAGCTTCACCTCGGGTACGTCGGCGTCGCTGAGCGCGTTCGAGAACTACCACGGCGACGGGCCGAACGTCTCGACGATCGCCATGCAGATCCTGGAGGACCCGAACGCGCGGGTTACCTACGCCAACAACCGCAACGCCGACATGTTCCGGCTGCCGACCTCCAACTTCGACCCCTCGAAGGTGTCGAACATGGAGCAGTTGGAGTTCGGCCAGGCCGTCGGCGAGTACGGGCCGCTCGACAACGGTGCGACGGTCAACTACGGCACCTACCCGACGAACTACACCGCGTGGTTCATCTTCAACACCAATCAGGTCCCCAAGCCGGTTCGACAGGCGACAGCGTACGTGGCCAACCAGGAGACGTTCGTCAGCCAGGGGTTCCGGAACCTCGGCCAGCCGGCGTATCACTTCACGCCGCCGTCGGTCTTCCCGGGCGGCGCCGAGGCCTACGACGCCCACGCCCGCGAGGGGGCCAACTCCCAGACGGAGTTCGGAGCGGACGGCTACCCCTACGGCATCAACGAGACGCGCATGGACGAGGCCCGCGCCACGATGGAAGACGCCGGGTACGGGGCCGACTCGCCGTACGAACTCACGTTCACGATCTACACCGACCGCAAACCCGACGCCTACGGCCGCATCGCGCAGGTGCTGGAGGGACAGCTGGGCAGCGCCCACATCGACCTCTCCATCGAGCGCGAGCCGTTCTCGGCGATCATCGACGGCGCACTCAACAACCGCCTGGAGTTCTTCTCGCTGGGCAACGGGCTCGCCTACCCTTCGCCGGCGGACACGCTCCGGCTCGCGCACCCGACGGAGAGCAACTTCACCCGCTGGGGCGACGTCGACGGGAAAGGCCCCCAGACGGAGGCGGCGACGCGCGCTTCCGAGGCATGGGCCAGGGTACAGGACAACCTCGGCCCCAGCGAGGCCGAACAACAGGCCCGCAACGAGGCCTACCTCGCCATCGAGGAGTGTAACTGGGAGGACGTGCCGGCACTGCTCGACTACCACCCCGTTGCCCAGCAGTACTGGTACGACGCGGTCGACACGAGCGTGAAGACGTCGAGCTTCCACGAGTTCCAGTACGACACGCTCTCGATGGAGTGA